The Candidatus Koribacter versatilis Ellin345 genome has a segment encoding these proteins:
- a CDS encoding class I adenylate-forming enzyme family protein, whose amino-acid sequence MSELSLESQPSTIRVVHAGVEYSSPALRDLSAALDASLGVPPGRVAFAMADGPLYVAALLWAHQRNVRIAILPGELGVAGLPHASELNCTQLVVTVPPDAARFQAHAVEPLNGPVAADEAHPVWLCTSGTTGKPKPVGYSWQRLLASVKVSDGLHEARWMSLYPLSRFAGCNTLLHAACNGSTLIIPDSYSPQALSAAIQQYKPTHLSGTPTLWKALLMRLDRGEWTHSIQQVTAGGECVDQATLNLLHFWFPHARVTHVYATTESGVCTVVSDGLAGFPSAWLHDPSRRVELSVREGVLWVRRQSGESSEPWTNSGDQVERRGDRMYFLGRQTEILNVGGAKVAPAIVEQCISEVPGVLQVHVFGKPSSLAGTLVCAEVAAEASRDLDALRVTIMQACRATLPAYAVPRKIEFVEELAVSSSGKLIRGTL is encoded by the coding sequence ATGTCCGAACTCAGTCTCGAATCGCAACCCTCGACTATTCGCGTCGTTCATGCCGGAGTCGAATATTCCTCGCCCGCATTGCGGGACCTCTCCGCAGCGCTGGATGCGTCGCTAGGCGTTCCGCCCGGTAGGGTAGCGTTTGCTATGGCGGACGGCCCGCTCTATGTTGCAGCGTTGTTGTGGGCGCACCAGCGAAACGTCAGGATTGCGATTCTGCCCGGAGAACTTGGCGTTGCCGGTCTTCCGCACGCGTCTGAACTGAACTGCACCCAACTGGTGGTCACGGTGCCTCCCGATGCTGCAAGGTTCCAGGCGCATGCAGTAGAGCCGTTGAACGGTCCCGTCGCTGCCGACGAAGCCCATCCGGTTTGGCTCTGCACCTCAGGCACCACGGGGAAGCCGAAGCCAGTCGGATATTCATGGCAACGTCTGTTGGCGAGCGTTAAAGTTTCCGATGGCTTGCACGAGGCCCGCTGGATGAGCCTCTATCCTTTGTCCAGGTTCGCAGGATGCAACACCTTGTTGCACGCTGCGTGCAACGGATCCACCCTCATCATTCCCGATTCATACTCGCCGCAAGCGCTCAGCGCCGCGATTCAGCAGTACAAACCAACTCACCTCTCCGGTACGCCGACTCTCTGGAAGGCGCTGCTGATGCGCTTAGATCGCGGCGAGTGGACCCATTCCATCCAACAAGTCACGGCCGGCGGAGAGTGCGTTGACCAAGCCACTCTGAACCTGCTCCACTTCTGGTTTCCGCACGCGCGCGTAACCCATGTCTATGCGACTACCGAATCGGGCGTCTGCACCGTCGTATCGGATGGACTCGCAGGCTTCCCATCCGCGTGGCTCCACGATCCATCGCGACGCGTAGAGTTGTCTGTGCGCGAGGGCGTGCTCTGGGTGCGTCGCCAAAGCGGCGAAAGTTCCGAACCGTGGACGAACTCCGGCGATCAGGTCGAACGCCGAGGCGACCGCATGTACTTCCTCGGTCGCCAAACCGAAATCCTGAACGTTGGTGGCGCAAAGGTCGCGCCGGCCATCGTCGAACAGTGCATTAGCGAAGTTCCGGGTGTGCTGCAGGTGCATGTATTCGGGAAACCAAGTTCTTTAGCGGGCACGTTGGTCTGCGCTGAAGTCGCGGCGGAAGCCTCTCGTGATTTAGACGCGCTGAGGGTGACGATCATGCAGGCATGCCGTGCAACGTTGCCTGCCTACGCTGTTCCGCGCAAAATTGAATTCGTCGAAGAACTCGCCGTGAGCTCTTCGGGAAAGCTGATCCGAGGGACTCTATAA
- a CDS encoding SphA family protein, producing MKRDPSALILRIFAVVLLGAFSTFLDCNRVQAQVRGVYPVGMNATNSGVTPEAGLTYSNLFVFFSRDEEKDAGGNVVATGQNSILMDLNTFVWVSKKEIGPLGGAIFSASATLPFANNSLTSDINGSISGGGGFADSYYQPLILSWRKHRADFKVIYGFLAPTGRFSAGTNTNVGSGYWTSVAAGGQTIYLTEDRSTALSAFEMYEFHGTQEGTSVHPGQTLNLDYSLAHTFRLQEKLRLQLAVAGYGQWQTTDKNGPAITSQQAALRYKVNALGPAANVILPDRKVSVGLKYFREFSCESTYQGYTLQISGAITF from the coding sequence GTGAAACGTGACCCATCAGCCTTGATCTTGCGGATCTTTGCCGTCGTTCTTCTCGGCGCGTTCTCAACCTTCCTTGATTGCAATCGCGTGCAGGCGCAGGTGAGAGGTGTCTACCCTGTCGGGATGAACGCTACGAACTCTGGAGTGACGCCGGAAGCCGGCCTTACCTACTCGAATCTGTTTGTCTTCTTCTCGCGCGACGAGGAGAAGGATGCTGGTGGCAATGTCGTGGCCACCGGGCAGAATTCCATATTGATGGACCTGAATACGTTTGTCTGGGTCAGCAAGAAGGAAATAGGTCCGTTGGGTGGAGCGATTTTCTCCGCGTCCGCAACGCTTCCCTTCGCGAACAACTCTCTCACTTCCGATATCAACGGGTCCATCAGCGGGGGCGGCGGATTTGCCGACAGCTACTATCAACCGCTCATCCTCAGTTGGCGCAAGCATCGCGCTGATTTCAAGGTGATCTATGGGTTCCTGGCGCCGACGGGAAGATTTAGTGCAGGCACCAATACGAACGTTGGCTCTGGTTATTGGACCTCCGTGGCTGCGGGAGGACAGACGATCTACCTGACTGAAGACAGATCTACCGCGCTCTCTGCGTTTGAAATGTATGAATTTCATGGCACGCAGGAGGGTACAAGTGTCCATCCTGGGCAGACGCTCAATCTCGACTACTCGCTGGCCCACACTTTCCGGTTGCAAGAGAAGCTGCGGCTTCAGCTTGCGGTCGCTGGCTATGGACAGTGGCAAACTACCGACAAGAACGGGCCGGCCATCACCTCGCAGCAGGCGGCGCTGCGCTACAAAGTGAATGCCCTGGGACCGGCAGCCAACGTAATCCTGCCTGACCGGAAAGTGAGCGTCGGCCTCAAGTATTTTCGCGAATTCAGCTGCGAGTCTACTTACCAGGGATACACGCTGCAGATTTCCGGGGCGATAACGTTTTAG
- a CDS encoding SDR family NAD(P)-dependent oxidoreductase: protein MERRAVIVSGGSKGLGLGIVRACLKEGYNVCTFSRSQTKEITALLKEYPDNLHYLVADQKDPGSAAAVVKAARQRFHHIHALVNNAAVGYDGLLAIMPPHRIEELIQINVTSSLLLTRECVREFLRLPRTEPKTIVSISSIVSLTGYRGLSAYAATKSAMIGMTKSLAREIAPANVTVNAVLPGFLETEMTGSLGEAQRASVLRRVPLGRMGTTEDVLPMVLFLMGEGARFITGQTFVVDGGSSC, encoded by the coding sequence ATGGAAAGACGCGCCGTAATCGTCTCCGGCGGAAGCAAGGGCCTCGGTCTGGGCATCGTTCGCGCATGCCTGAAAGAGGGATACAACGTCTGCACCTTCAGCCGCAGCCAAACCAAAGAGATCACGGCCCTGCTCAAGGAATACCCCGACAACCTGCATTATCTTGTCGCCGACCAGAAGGACCCCGGCTCCGCTGCGGCGGTGGTTAAGGCCGCACGCCAGCGCTTCCATCACATCCATGCGCTCGTGAACAACGCTGCTGTTGGCTACGATGGCTTGTTGGCGATCATGCCGCCGCATCGCATCGAAGAGTTGATCCAGATCAATGTCACCTCTTCGCTTCTGCTCACCCGCGAATGTGTCCGTGAGTTCTTGCGTTTGCCACGCACCGAACCCAAGACCATCGTCTCCATCTCGTCGATTGTGAGTCTTACGGGATACCGCGGCCTGAGCGCTTATGCTGCCACCAAGTCCGCAATGATCGGAATGACAAAAAGTCTCGCACGAGAAATTGCTCCGGCAAACGTCACCGTAAACGCCGTGTTGCCCGGATTTCTTGAGACCGAAATGACCGGCTCGCTCGGCGAAGCGCAAAGAGCCTCGGTCCTTCGCCGGGTTCCGCTCGGAAGAATGGGCACGACCGAAGATGTTCTCCCGATGGTCCTGTTCCTCATGGGCGAAGGTGCACGGTTCATCACCGGACAAACCTTTGTCGTCGATGGCGGATCATCCTGCTGA
- a CDS encoding Dyp-type peroxidase produces the protein MSADPARLDFEDIQHFLIARPPALAARYEFLTFRKGAAGRAWLAGLLDKVGTAAAVAAHTTLDARWVSIGFTWNGLRALGLSEDSLGTFPEEFRQGMAGRAQVLGTTGANHPDHWVGGLASGELHAIIVLFARDVAERERCRAEHARYLAQCDGVELLSSLDLEAIPPFDHAHEHFGYRDRLSQPVIEGTGVVPTPGSGQPLKAGEFFLGYPDEDGPAVGMPQPEVLSRNGSYAAYLRMEEHVGAFRDFLKQHGETPEQQELVAAKLMGRWRSGAPLVVTPDKDDPVLGADLQRSNDFAYATQDPHGYGCPLGSHIRRMNPRDTAVNMNRRKMIRRGGTYGPPLPEGAADDGVERGIAAFVGCASLVRQFEFAMNVWANDPTFHELGNERDPFLGTQDGTFDMTIPKRPIRKKIKGLPAFTTIRGGAYFFLPGIKALRYLTSLNDSQ, from the coding sequence TTGAGTGCAGATCCTGCTCGTCTCGATTTCGAAGACATCCAGCATTTCCTTATTGCGCGGCCACCGGCGCTGGCAGCTCGCTACGAATTCCTGACATTTCGGAAAGGCGCGGCGGGACGTGCGTGGCTGGCGGGATTGCTGGATAAGGTAGGAACTGCTGCAGCGGTGGCGGCCCACACCACCCTTGATGCGCGATGGGTGAGTATCGGGTTTACGTGGAACGGATTGCGCGCACTTGGATTATCGGAAGATTCTTTAGGCACTTTTCCGGAAGAGTTTCGCCAGGGAATGGCAGGACGGGCGCAAGTTCTCGGTACAACCGGTGCGAACCACCCAGACCACTGGGTTGGAGGACTGGCAAGCGGAGAATTACATGCCATCATCGTGCTGTTTGCGCGTGACGTTGCGGAGCGAGAGCGCTGTCGGGCGGAGCACGCGCGATATCTTGCGCAATGCGACGGAGTGGAACTTCTATCGTCATTGGATCTGGAAGCGATTCCGCCGTTTGATCATGCTCACGAACACTTTGGCTATCGTGATCGACTCTCGCAACCAGTGATTGAGGGAACAGGAGTGGTGCCTACTCCTGGGTCGGGCCAGCCTCTGAAAGCAGGCGAGTTCTTCCTGGGTTATCCCGATGAAGACGGTCCCGCCGTCGGAATGCCGCAGCCTGAAGTTCTTTCTCGGAATGGTAGTTATGCCGCCTATCTCAGGATGGAAGAGCATGTGGGTGCATTTCGCGATTTCCTCAAGCAGCATGGTGAGACACCCGAACAACAGGAACTGGTAGCCGCCAAGCTCATGGGACGGTGGCGAAGCGGCGCTCCGCTGGTCGTGACACCGGACAAAGACGATCCCGTCCTTGGCGCTGATTTGCAGCGGAGTAATGATTTTGCCTATGCGACCCAGGATCCCCACGGCTATGGCTGTCCGCTTGGTTCTCACATTCGCCGCATGAACCCGCGTGATACCGCGGTGAATATGAACCGTCGGAAGATGATCCGGCGCGGGGGAACGTATGGTCCTCCCCTGCCAGAGGGTGCAGCGGACGACGGAGTTGAGCGAGGGATCGCGGCGTTCGTTGGTTGCGCGAGCCTGGTCCGCCAATTTGAATTTGCGATGAACGTGTGGGCGAACGATCCAACCTTCCACGAGCTAGGCAATGAGCGCGATCCGTTTTTAGGCACTCAGGACGGGACGTTTGACATGACGATACCCAAGCGCCCGATCCGAAAAAAGATCAAAGGTCTGCCGGCCTTCACGACGATACGCGGAGGGGCCTACTTCTTCCTGCCTGGGATCAAGGCACTCCGATATCTGACATCCCTGAACGATAGCCAATGA
- a CDS encoding bile acid:sodium symporter family protein: protein MELLSKAIPAVMLTFVVSSMLAVGVSLTVSQIVAPLRNARLVCLSLLANFVLVPLAAVAIAKLLALDQPLAVGLVLLGAAAGAPFLPKLAGIAKGDLAFSVGLMVLLMVLTVAYLPLVLPMLLKGVSVDPMKIARSLFLLMLLPLGVGLAVKSRLEGIADRVRGPLNLTSSVTLSLLIILLLITNMKNVISLFGTRGILASILFVAGGAAIGWLLGGPGEGTKGVLSLGTGQRNIAAALVVGGSNFDDERVVVMVVVVAIVGLLILIPLTRVLGSRNAEPRASKAAAS from the coding sequence GTGGAGCTACTGAGCAAAGCGATACCCGCTGTAATGCTCACCTTTGTTGTTTCCAGCATGCTTGCGGTGGGTGTGAGCCTGACCGTCTCGCAGATTGTCGCTCCATTGCGCAATGCAAGATTGGTGTGCCTCTCGTTGCTCGCGAATTTTGTGTTGGTGCCATTAGCGGCGGTGGCCATCGCAAAACTGCTGGCGCTTGATCAGCCACTCGCTGTCGGGTTGGTTCTGTTGGGAGCAGCGGCCGGCGCCCCATTCTTGCCAAAGCTGGCGGGCATCGCGAAGGGGGACCTCGCCTTTTCAGTTGGGCTCATGGTGCTTCTTATGGTCTTGACCGTGGCGTACCTGCCGCTGGTTTTGCCGATGCTGCTGAAAGGTGTTTCGGTCGATCCCATGAAAATCGCGCGCTCGCTCTTTCTCCTGATGTTGCTGCCGCTGGGAGTTGGGCTGGCGGTGAAGTCCCGTCTTGAAGGCATCGCGGATCGCGTGCGTGGTCCGCTTAACCTTACTTCCAGCGTGACCCTGAGTTTGCTCATCATCCTGCTTTTGATCACGAACATGAAGAATGTGATCTCGTTGTTCGGTACGCGCGGCATTCTCGCCAGCATTCTCTTTGTTGCCGGTGGGGCGGCGATCGGGTGGCTGCTCGGGGGCCCGGGCGAGGGGACGAAGGGCGTGCTGTCATTGGGAACCGGCCAACGCAATATTGCAGCGGCCCTGGTGGTTGGCGGCAGTAACTTCGACGATGAAAGAGTGGTCGTGATGGTGGTGGTAGTTGCGATTGTCGGGCTACTGATTCTGATACCACTGACGCGAGTGCTGGGAAGCCGGAACGCGGAGCCGCGAGCGTCGAAGGCCGCAGCTTCGTAG